Proteins co-encoded in one Cytophaga hutchinsonii ATCC 33406 genomic window:
- a CDS encoding acyl-CoA reductase, with product MKGLHTDLQTFALLHDQLRNIDSEELNEWMYRAEANNPWFTAENVKSALEGIIEILEPKALENFFFRYKISASAKKIGVIMAGNIPAVGFHDFLCVLLSGNIVYAKLSGDDNVLLKKIASVLTHINPSYEERIFFVDQLKNMDAYIATGSDNTAKHFEYYFRNTPNIIRKNRTSVAVLHGDETKDVLMDLGSDVFQYFGLGCRNVSHLYLPEGYSPVTILSAWEGEFSTVRNHHKYMNNYEYNKAVLLIDQVHHFDSGYLLLKESDLIFSHIATLTYSYYTSQEQLAALFETNKKQLQCVVSNQQTDLYPSYKLGQAQHPTISDFADGVDTMAFLTAL from the coding sequence ATGAAAGGTTTACATACAGATTTACAGACGTTTGCTTTATTACACGACCAGTTGCGAAACATTGATTCCGAAGAATTAAATGAATGGATGTACCGGGCAGAGGCAAATAATCCATGGTTTACAGCGGAAAATGTAAAATCTGCTTTAGAAGGAATTATTGAGATTCTGGAACCGAAAGCCCTGGAAAATTTTTTTTTCAGATACAAAATTTCTGCTTCTGCGAAAAAAATAGGGGTGATTATGGCCGGAAATATTCCCGCCGTAGGGTTTCACGACTTCTTATGTGTGCTTTTGTCGGGTAATATAGTATATGCAAAATTGAGCGGAGACGATAATGTACTCTTAAAAAAGATCGCATCTGTGTTAACACATATAAATCCTTCCTACGAAGAACGCATCTTTTTTGTTGATCAGTTAAAAAATATGGATGCCTACATTGCAACAGGCAGTGATAATACGGCAAAACACTTTGAATACTATTTTAGAAATACACCAAATATCATTCGTAAAAACAGAACTTCTGTAGCAGTACTTCATGGCGATGAAACAAAAGATGTTTTGATGGATCTGGGTTCAGATGTGTTTCAGTATTTCGGTCTTGGTTGCAGAAATGTATCGCATCTGTATTTACCGGAAGGCTATTCGCCTGTAACTATTCTGTCTGCCTGGGAGGGGGAATTTTCAACTGTACGTAATCATCATAAGTACATGAATAATTATGAATACAACAAAGCGGTATTACTGATCGATCAGGTACATCATTTTGATTCGGGTTATTTGCTGTTAAAAGAATCGGATCTGATTTTTTCACATATCGCTACATTAACATATTCATATTATACTTCGCAGGAACAATTGGCAGCATTGTTTGAAACAAACAAAAAACAGCTTCAGTGTGTAGTGAGTAATCAACAAACAGATCTGTATCCGTCTTATAAACTTGGCCAGGCGCAGCATCCGACTATTTCGGATTTTGCAGATGGTGTAGATACCATGGCATTTCTGACCGCCTTATAA
- a CDS encoding type II toxin-antitoxin system RatA family toxin, translating to MKHIKFTEKITIHASAEIIFDVTQDYAQRLRWDTFLKQAELIEGAERAGKGVKAYCAAKNGMGMVTEYVTFNRPKATAINMTKGPYMFESFLGSWNYKHIGENETEVIFLYAFSLRFPFNLIWKIVENNLQRNVRQRLLDLKKYIETN from the coding sequence ATGAAACATATAAAGTTTACAGAGAAGATTACGATTCATGCATCAGCAGAAATTATTTTTGATGTAACACAGGATTATGCACAACGGCTTCGTTGGGATACGTTTTTAAAACAGGCAGAGTTAATAGAAGGGGCGGAGCGTGCAGGTAAAGGTGTGAAGGCATATTGTGCAGCAAAAAATGGCATGGGTATGGTTACTGAATATGTAACGTTTAACCGCCCTAAAGCTACAGCCATTAACATGACCAAAGGGCCATATATGTTTGAATCTTTTTTAGGTTCCTGGAATTATAAACACATAGGCGAAAATGAAACAGAAGTTATTTTTCTGTATGCATTTTCATTGCGTTTCCCATTTAATTTAATCTGGAAAATTGTTGAAAATAATTTACAGCGAAACGTACGGCAGCGGCTTCTTGATCTGAAAAAATATATTGAAACAAATTAA
- a CDS encoding 4Fe-4S dicluster domain-containing protein, with the protein MAIIITDECINCGACEPECPNTAIYEGGVEWNYAAGTSLTEIQMEDGTAIDAKDPMEAVSNEFYYIVPNKCTECTGFHEEPQCAAVCPVDCCVDDPDNVETTEELQAKKAWLHGE; encoded by the coding sequence ATGGCTATAATAATTACTGATGAATGCATTAATTGTGGTGCATGCGAACCTGAATGTCCGAATACAGCAATATACGAAGGTGGAGTTGAATGGAACTATGCTGCGGGTACAAGTTTGACAGAAATCCAGATGGAAGATGGTACAGCTATAGATGCCAAAGACCCAATGGAAGCTGTATCTAATGAGTTCTACTATATTGTTCCAAACAAGTGTACAGAGTGCACCGGTTTCCATGAAGAACCGCAGTGTGCAGCTGTTTGTCCGGTTGATTGTTGTGTAGATGATCCGGATAATGTTGAGACTACAGAAGAATTACAAGCTAAGAAAGCGTGGCTTCACGGTGAATAA